In Rutidosis leptorrhynchoides isolate AG116_Rl617_1_P2 chromosome 6, CSIRO_AGI_Rlap_v1, whole genome shotgun sequence, the DNA window tttggggttgggtcagacgatgaacgcaaagacttaccgatgtgtgttgtgttaCCGGTTGGGTGTTCCTTTGTTCTctgtctcgacggcatgctctgcctgttcacggGTTTTTCATGGGGAtgctttcggggatcacgcggtgtcttgtgctggtatggtgggtattaagcatcgacataatgttgttcgggattcccttgttgatgtttgttatcgatctgggatttcagcgagaaaggaggttgacattgggttgtctggagggaacgacagggccctcagacctgcagatgtgttactttattcctgggatcgtGGTCGTGATGTTTGTGTTGacctgacagggtcttctcctttgacacagtctgggctttctaacttcgtccctggacgtgctgtggttgatgcggctcgtcggaagcgggtcaagtacgaatctagctgtcaggcgattggttatggtttcattcctttctcattttcttcgcttggggaattagagaaggaggctgtttctttgctaaagcgggttcagaagatttcgatggcgcaagatattggtgccggtgctgctgctcatatttttactaggataggttttgctattgctagaggtgtgggggcccagattgtctctaggcttcccactaattttttgtaagttttaaaacttttaagttaatataatttccatttcataataataataataataataataatgtttttttccttcaaataataataataaaaataataataatgtttttttACCCTTCAAATTTTAATGTTTATAAATTGAAAAGCTTTACTTGTTGTCGCAACCTTTCTTTTTACAATTTACAATTAGTTACAAGTTTAAAAagcaaaaggaaaagaaaaagaaaaaaaaaaaaacaatcaccATACAATTCTAGAACCCTCTGTTGCCAGGTACCACCACCAACGTCAATCAAAAACTCCGACAACACCGAAAGCTCATTACTCACAATCTTACCTGAATCCCCGTTTTCGGTCATTAAAAAAAATCGATCGATTAGATATATTTTGTGAAAGGTATTATTCTAGGGTTTTATTTTCCTTTGCCACGTCGTTTATTATATGTCGGTTCTAAGgccatattgttattattatatttaaatttaattaattttcTTTAACTATATATAATCATTAGCGTGTGTAATATCGATTCATGTTTACGGTATAAATTAGCTTTATTCAGATTaggtatatatatgcatatatgcgaATTACCTTTCACGCGATTTATGTGCTTTTAGCTTTTTATAAATTTAGGAAATACAGTAAGTGTTTTCTTTTAATTACCGTAAACTGATTTATTGTATCTTCGTAATTGTAATACTCCGAAATATTTTGATGCAACTTGTTTGATTTCTTAAACTGCACAtattttagtattatcacttttatcatgaaatattgtatttatatttattgttgGTAAAGACCAGAAAACTTTAGATTTCTTTTTATGTttgattaaaattaaatcttatgttGCTAATGTGTGCTAGTTTATGAGCTGATGTGTAAGTTTGAGGCAAAGGGTGATTCTTTTGATACTTTGTTAATATGTGGAAATTGATTTCTTTTCACTTGATATAATTTGTTGACCAGTTTGTTAGATTGAACTGGTACATGTCTAAAAGTGGACTCGATTTAATATTGAGTTAGGTTAAGACTTATGATATGTGATGTATCTGGTGTACTACATATATGTGGACATGTAGTTTTTGCTACTTTACTTGAGGTCTGTTTACTTTCTACTTAATGATCTATTTCTGTACAACTCACGTAAGTAAAATTACCGGTTTTTTGCCACTTAATCTGAAAATTGGTCTGTTTCTAGGAGACATAGAATAAGACACGCCTTCCCATGCCTTCCCATTAAGAGGCAAATGGAAACATCggcaaatttagaaaaaaataaacaGCCCTTAGAGTGCATTGTCCTTGTTCAAGATTCTGCCTTTTTCTACCAAATGCAACATTTTCTGTATATTTTGTGACATATGATCCTTACATGATTGCTTGATTCTTGGGTTTATAGCTTTATATATGTTCTCGAGTCTGTTAAACAACTGGGTTAGTtctcttatgatcggtatacataACTTGTTTCAACTGCTTGATACTTTTTAGGGAAATAGTTTGAAAAAGATGCAAGGTGGGAGAGGAAGAGGTAATCCTTTCTTTGGTTTTAGCGACCCGTTTGCTGATTTCGGTGGGATGCCGGGCCTTTTTGGAGGACGGGACCCATTTGATGACCCGTTCTTTACCCGCCCATTTGGTGGAATGCTATCATCTGGTCTTGGGGGAAGCCCTTTCATGGACTTGAATTCAATTGGAACAAGCTTATTTGGTCCGAGACCAAATCCTTTCATGGTTGAACAAGCTCCTAGAATTCATGAAAGCAGACCTTCGTTTCCAAGTAATTCAAGGGGACCAATTATTGAAGAACTGaactccgatgatgaaaacgagcaACATGATGCTCAAGACAGAAACCTAGACAATCCTCGAAGGCATGGTAGGTCCGGGATGCAACCTTATGTTCAGCACCCTGATGAAGAATTTGAAGGTAAACTGTATCTTTACCATCGCCTTAAAAATACTCGTGTAACGTTATGTTTTTACTTTTTTATTACTAAATATGGAGTCTTTTTATGAAACTAACAAAATAAATGATATTTACCAAAGATCTAGATAACAGTGAATGTGTGAAGTGGCCAATGCTCAAAAGGAAAGTAATGATTCCTAAACTGAATATATTGGCATGCTTCAAGATGTATGCTTTTTTGTTATTTTAGCCAGCATGCACATAATTGATAGTATGGTAATCTTGGCTTGAGTATCTAATTTGCTTTATAGCATAAAGCTAAGTACTTTATGACTTATGAGTTCTGAATTTTAAAAACTATGAGTTGTCTTAGTTAACAAAAATGCACATGAATAAATAATCTTGTTGCAGGTAGAGAGATGAGTCGGGCCCAATTTGGGAACGAGTTTAGTATGATGAATCATCCGATTTCACGTCCACAAGGTCATAGCTATACCTTTCAGAGCTCGACTGTTACCTATGGAGGTTCTAATGGAGCATATTATTCTTCCTCTTCAACAAAGAGGAGTGGTAGTGATGGGGTGTGTAATTTAAACgcattttataaaacttttattcTTTATTTTTCATAACTTTGAACGATGTGGTTTTTCAGCTGAGATTTGAAGAATATAAAGAGGCCGATTCTGTTACCGGTCAGGCAGCTCATAGGGTTTCAAGGGGAATTCATGATAAGGTAATTTGCAACCTGGTTGTGATTAATTGCTCATGTTTTTTTACATTGTGGTTGTATGCAGAGGTGAATCTACCCTTTGACCCGTACCACTAGTTTGAAACTTTTGTGTAGAAAATACTCTTTAAAATGTATAggtcaccactaaatttaactacagaACCGcgtatatttttcaaatttatagttATTCCTTTAAAATGTATTggataccactaaatttaactagttGGACCCCATATATATTTTGAATTTGTAGGTTTTTAAGATAAACAACCATTATaataacattcaaatataattaATACCGAAAAAAAAAATTGGGACCCCATTGAGTTTTGTTTCTGGAGTTGCCACTGTATGCGTGTACTACGATTTAATCCCTTGTGTTTAGGCCTAGCAGGCTAATAAATTTTCGTCACTAAGAACCATTTGTGATGCAAGGGCCATACCgttacaaggaatctgaaatcaGATGGTCAGGTGGATACAATGCAAATGTTGCACAATATTAATGAAGGTATAtaaatttgaattattattatttttgtttgtttGTATATAATGCAACTTTTAAGGTGATACGCgaacaaggttgtaaaagtcgcgagtcgggacgAGTTGGGCGTTGACCAAagttggattttattactaaaaaaataaacatacatatattagacataaatatatcaaacacaaaacATAAAAATTTCAAACATAGATGTATGGTACAAATTCAATTTTTAAAAGTATTAAAAAGAACAACGTTGAACTTGACCGACTCAGACCGACTTTGACTCGAATTTTTATTGTTCACTGACTTTTTATCCTTTTTTGGGCGAAATGGGACGGGTTAGCCTCAAACCGAcacgtcggccgacttttacaactgTGTATGTGAATAGGTCGTAACTCATAGCATATGTCCTGATTGTAGATGAGCTTGGCGGGTTTGAAGAGGCTTGGAAGGGAAAGGCTAGGCAGCATCTACCTGGGTGGAGCGGCGGACCCACTAATCATGAaggtaattattgttatttacagtATGACCTAATTGAGCTAATTAATGCATTGTATTATGTAATTTGAATGCTGATATTTTTAAATTAATCTTTTAGGGTTGGGGGAAACAAGAAGGGGCGGTTGGGCACTGCCTTCAACTGAGCGGTCAGGACATGGATTAATGGACCATGGTAGTTCATCTGGATCCCACGTGGGTGTGAGAAGGAAACCAGATGGCGGTGAGAATCGTCAATCATCCAAGATTAGAAGGCACTAAAACTATCTATGTAATTTGGTTAACGCGCGCTTGatattttatttacatatatataactgTAAAACGAGGCAAAAAATGGTGTCTGTTCTGCCCGTTACCCTGTTTTGCTTGCAAAATATGGTATGACTAAACTTGAGAATAAGAAGTCTGGGACATTGTCTAATTGGTATGTTAAGATTAAACAATGTGGTAGAATTGGAAACATAGATGAGTTGATAAACTCAATTATTGTATGTTTTGTTcacacatatataaatttattatgaGTTACACAATTTGTCTCTGAGTGGGACCTGTCGGTGAGATCGTCGTTAGAGTGTCAACTTTTATCCTTCTATATTTTAAGCTTACGTCAATATTTATTGTCGCAAATTGCATGAGTAAAGCTTTTTGTATGTTTTTATGGGAATCAAAACCACCACGTGCTAAGAAGTTTGGTTTTGTTTGGCAAGAGCAACTTAAGGCCTTTTGTTCGGAGAAACCCGAACTGGTTTCTCTCCCAAAGATGATGTTTTGCAGACGCTTGTACAGTCATAATTCTATATAATGCGTAAAAACaggaaatttatattatattataataatgaaCCAAAAACGTGAGCAAGTAAGGCAAATTAATTGTCGTTTATCTTAAAGAAATAAACAGAACAATTCATATATATGAAACATTTCTTAGATTAATATTTGAACCAACACACGCATAATATTGCTGAGTTGTAAAACCGACATCTATTATTGTGATCAAAGAATTTGAAAGCTGAAATGGTCGAACAGACGCAGCATAACTTATTAAACTCAACTTGGAAGCTAAATCCTCCCTTGAGAGGGTCTCAACCTGCAAGTTTTACACTATTTAATCTCAAGGTTATTATAGTCGTTTCTTAAAAAGTATGGATGGTAATAACTTTTCGAAATAAACGTTATCTACATCAATGGTAACAATTTATCTAATGCAAAAGTTATGTCTTCTAAGAAATGTTTGCAATACTCGGCAAATAAAAATAGCAAACTCTACTCCTTTAATATCCATTTTGTACCTATAAAGCGGAGTATAAAAAACGGCCATATGGCATAAAAAGATAACACATTGCTTAAACTTCTATTCTAGGTAATTAGCAGCTTATCGCAAAAAATTTATCGATGTTTCGAAATCCCGATTTAAGGTAATTATGTAAGATATGTGCGTACCGGCACCATGATAGAGGAAAAGTTCAACATGGTCGAAGTTACGGAAACTTCAGCTGCTATATCACCATTGGATAACCAGATTATACTACCTCAAATAAGAATGTTTGAAACCTAGTTACTACGAATTGAATTATTTTATTGTTAAACACCTTAGAAATTATTGTTAAAGATTTGGTTCTTATCTGAGCTGCAATGAAATCGACAAAATCGGAAATAAATGGTTCATGTGGGCCACTCGGGGTTCTTGTTAAGACATATCGtcggtggcggaacttgaacctgaCCCGAGATGGAGCGAAATACAAGATAGTAAATACTTTTCATTTAATAAATTATGAAATATAATTATAATGAATAAAACAAGATTGAGACCTCCAGTTTTTGGTAACAAGCAAATGCTATAGAGTCGATACTTTACCCTAAATCCATCTCAACAGTTATTAAGATCTCTAAGTTGggggttcgagtcctgcttaggacaatTTGTATATATGTTTCGTGGTTAATTCATGtaatagtgtgtgtgagtttgcttttcaaaaaaaaaagatcTCTAAGTTGGGCACTACCAGCTGGCATTAAACTCTTAACTTCCGATTTGGGTACTTAATTTTAACTTTCAATAGATAAATAGAACAAAAAAGTCTGTTCGGAACACATTTTACAATAGTAAGTCATCGTAAGATTTCTTGAAACAACTTGGTATTTCTAACTAGATTGTAACATAAGATATTATGATGAATGGTTaataaaatgtaaatataatattttagataggaatgagtaaaataaataaatagtgatatatacatgTAATAATAAATCACCggataattacaaattaaaacgtCAAAAGCACATTCGAACATTGTCTCGTACAAACCCGATTTATTACAACCAAGTATTTGACTAAGTGACTGATTATTCGAAACCACAAAATCACTTTCAATACGTGAATATCCGATGACCACCTTATATCTCTTGGGCTCGAAATCCGAAAAATATACTCCGCCCGTCTAAAAAAAAACTGTCTACCTTACTATTTTTTGATTTGTCCTAACATATTGTCCCTTACTTTAATTAACAATTAAAAACCATTTAATTTCAAATTAAACCATTTTTATTATTGAAAATGTAACATTTAATATGGAAACCAATTTACTAATTACTCTTTATAATTACTTCATTTACTTAAAATAACTCATTCAATCAAAGAAATAATAGACGACTTACAAAGGTATCTTAAATTCAACAAAAAGTTAACCACACAATAATTCTAGAACGGAGGGAGTATGATTCAACAAAATTGATCCATATAGAAATGTTGGATAGACAAAAGGATCACATGTTCAAGGGAAAAGTAGTAACATAAACTAGTTTTGAATACCGAACATACCTACcaggggatgattctaacacacccttttttgatcctcacacacctattttaaccttttactcttctaataatactccatttctttaaattggtgtgtgaggatcaaaaaagtgtgtgtgagaatcatcctctACCTAAAGTATACTAAATAAACTTAAAAAACCAATTTTAAACTCTAGAGAACTTTTTAATGGAAATAAAGTAAGAGGGGTCTCACCTTCATGGAGAGTGCCATAATTTGTTTGTAATAGACATCAGCGGTATCAACAGTATCAGGAAGACATATAGGAGGCACCACTTTAGGCCCAAAGTCATAATATCTCCATTGCTTTGTACCAATCTGCAAAAAATGTCAAACTAAAAGTTCTATCGAGTGTGAAAGAAACGAATTTTAAACATGGTATTATTCGGAGCACACCATCAAATGTAAAGCATTAATGATAACTGTTTGACATATCTCTATGAAAAATAGAACAGAAGCTACAAAGCTGATTTAGGAAGATATGGTTTATCTTACAACATTCCACCCACCAAAGTGCATACTTGCCTTAAGTAGTCCAaataacttttataaaatattgcacATCTAGTAAAAATGATGTTTTATTCACTCAAGTGAATATAACTTTTTTAGAACGACAAACTCATGCACAGTATACATAATTCTATACGAGTTGTATTCACTCAAGTGAATATAACTTTTTTAGAACGACAAACTCATGCATAGTATACATAATTCTACACGAATAATGTCCTAAAcatgactcgaacccatgaccaggTCAGAGGGCTTCTCGATACCGCTAGGCCAAAGTCCTTTTGATTAAGTGAGTATAACTATAATGATCTTAAGTAAAATTCATAGGATAACAGAAGGCTCAGAACTAGAACTAGAAAATGAAAGCTTAAAAACTATATACGACCGAACCTACCGTAAAAATAAACAAAGCAACACAGGCAAACAACCAATTaagggtatgtttggcaaaactagctaTTAGCTGATAACTTTCAGCTTGTAACCGGTAGCTTTTAGCTGATAGCTTTTAGCTTTTAGCTGTtagctttttaaatatattttgatgtttggcAGAGGAGCTGAATCTGTTAAATAAAGAATAAAATGCAAAAAGCTAGAAGCTAAAAGCTAAAAGTTAAACTCTACTTCTAGTAACTTTTAGCTTTTTCCCTATGTCTAAAAGCTTAAAGTTCCTTTAATCAAACGGAGCTTTTTATCAAATAAGAGCTTTTTCATAAAAGCTAAATGCTCTAAAAAGTTACGCGCCAAATATAACCTAAATCAAACACCAACCTAAACTAACAACTGACTAAAAGATTGCCGCAATCTCACACTCAATGTTTTTTTATTCTGACACTGATCAGAATACTTTGCCCAGACTTCAATAAATTCTTCGTAACTCCGGCATTCATTCTCGATAGTTTTAAACCTATAAGCTTACTCTTAACCACTTTAGaagtcgattttttttttttttgaagtaatcGCCACATACTTTAATAAAGACGTTTTTAACTATTAACGAACGTTGACTGTCCTGAACCAAACACTTAGAGCTCACGGTGTCCCGTGGTCAATTTCACCGTCCAATATCGACGACGGCTAAACTTGGATACCGGCTCACCGTCAATTTTGCTGCAGTTGGCCACTGTCACTCCTCCGACCGtggtttcaattttttttttagttttttttctttttaattatatTTTCTTATTGGTCCACGACTAAAATCGATACTGAAATGAATATCGAAATGGACACTGAACGACACTCCACTTTAATCAATTTCAAGGTCCATTTTCGACACCGAAATGGACCTTGGCAAAGGAACACAGACACCTCGTGCTCTTACTTACATTAGGAGGACGCAAAACATTCCGGTTAGACATGTTCTCCTATTCCATTTATTTCTTCTATCGGGTATCATCTTTATGTATTTGGTGCCAAGAGCTTTTAGAGACTGTTTCTCATCTTCTCGTGCATTGTTCATGGacttttcacattttttttttgaaaagcaagtataTTTCATTAAAATCCACGAATGTACACATATTGACCATATTACATAAGCCATGATGCCTCAATCTATACAACAATTTACAATACAGAGGCAATACAAACCCTCTACAATGAACAAAGCATCTCGCAAATTAACCAATTCCTTTTGAGTGTGATACAAAAGATGCCGGATTAATGAGCCATTGACTCCATGATAGATTACTTTTCTTTAAGCGCTTGGAAATCCATTGGAAGCTTTTGAGTTGCACCTCGTTAAGTATGTCGTTGTGGTTCCAGCGCACTCTTGTGAACACCTT includes these proteins:
- the LOC139852812 gene encoding uncharacterized protein, whose protein sequence is MQGGRGRGNPFFGFSDPFADFGGMPGLFGGRDPFDDPFFTRPFGGMLSSGLGGSPFMDLNSIGTSLFGPRPNPFMVEQAPRIHESRPSFPSNSRGPIIEELNSDDENEQHDAQDRNLDNPRRHGRSGMQPYVQHPDEEFEGREMSRAQFGNEFSMMNHPISRPQGHSYTFQSSTVTYGGSNGAYYSSSSTKRSGSDGLRFEEYKEADSVTGQAAHRVSRGIHDKGHTVTRNLKSDGQVDTMQMLHNINEDELGGFEEAWKGKARQHLPGWSGGPTNHEGLGETRRGGWALPSTERSGHGLMDHGSSSGSHVGVRRKPDGGENRQSSKIRRH